From the genome of Methanothermobacter sp., one region includes:
- a CDS encoding cobalt-precorrin-7 (C(5))-methyltransferase, with protein sequence MVLYLVGAGPGSPDFVTPAARKAVKKSDLVVGSERVLKLFDEKKEKITLNGENVREKLEEAVKRAYRGETVSIISTGDPGFSGVLNPVNEIIKKLNIEVDVQVIPGISSIQLCAARLLLPWNHANILTLHGRKEAEISKLIDNGKPTILLPSKNPSETASFLIESGVDPERKVAICERLSYPDERIIKMKLEDVKNSKFSYMCVMVIY encoded by the coding sequence GTGGTATTATATCTTGTGGGAGCCGGGCCAGGATCTCCAGATTTTGTCACGCCAGCGGCGCGAAAAGCGGTTAAAAAATCCGACTTAGTTGTTGGAAGTGAAAGAGTCCTAAAATTATTCGATGAAAAGAAGGAGAAGATAACACTTAATGGCGAAAATGTAAGAGAAAAGTTAGAAGAGGCTGTTAAAAGAGCTTATAGAGGGGAGACAGTTTCAATCATTTCAACAGGGGATCCCGGCTTCTCAGGTGTTTTGAATCCAGTTAATGAAATCATCAAAAAACTTAATATAGAAGTAGATGTCCAGGTTATCCCTGGTATTAGTTCAATTCAATTGTGCGCAGCCCGACTCTTGCTACCCTGGAACCATGCAAACATCTTAACATTACACGGGCGAAAAGAAGCTGAAATATCCAAGTTAATTGACAATGGGAAACCCACTATCCTACTACCCTCTAAAAATCCTAGTGAAACAGCATCATTCCTAATAGAAAGTGGCGTAGATCCCGAAAGAAAGGTGGCAATATGTGAAAGGCTAAGCTACCCAGATGAACGAATCATAAAAATGAAATTAGAAGATGTTAAAAATTCAAAATTTAGTTACATGTGCGTCATGGTAATCTATTAA
- a CDS encoding ABC transporter permease, whose protein sequence is MKLVALSRKEAYDILTNRVYVFLVIVQVVILLGSFALASVSSIVLDPGLIDKWGGGQFLKVGVPEDIKGTILEKNLKEENLKLVYFNDLRSANRALGSETSATVYLGEDGDVKVNIDAGSIFYTILSEKVRRAAESYNIEKSLNDLPSEEISKVKKPIKLSIVEMNKEKHLEVALESPYFVGIMYGFMVPFILFLPFFLGSNIVTDSIVGEKERKTFEVLLMTPLSPYMIIVGKIIPIVLFSILQSLAWIIILYLLHVPLYNLSLIVLLLFFMVFGFAGVGVFVSSLVDSTKEANSAITIILFIATFILFVPLFMDVGFLGSFIDFIPSVILVKLSTSQSVGGVVWDMVPSLIFSILVFVFSTISFKKEGLIRL, encoded by the coding sequence ATGAAGTTGGTGGCATTATCGAGAAAGGAGGCATATGATATACTCACGAATAGGGTCTATGTATTCCTCGTGATTGTACAGGTTGTTATATTGCTTGGGAGTTTTGCCCTTGCTAGTGTAAGCTCGATTGTATTAGACCCGGGGTTAATAGATAAGTGGGGTGGAGGCCAATTCTTGAAAGTTGGAGTACCTGAAGATATAAAGGGGACGATCCTTGAAAAAAATTTGAAGGAAGAAAATTTGAAACTTGTTTATTTTAATGATCTTCGAAGTGCGAATAGGGCTCTTGGCTCGGAAACATCGGCTACAGTGTATCTGGGCGAGGATGGGGATGTTAAGGTAAACATAGATGCTGGGAGCATATTTTACACTATATTATCTGAGAAAGTACGAAGGGCAGCGGAGTCATATAATATAGAGAAGAGCCTTAATGATCTTCCAAGCGAGGAAATAAGTAAGGTTAAGAAGCCTATTAAGCTTAGTATAGTTGAGATGAACAAGGAGAAGCATTTGGAGGTTGCACTTGAAAGTCCGTATTTTGTTGGGATTATGTACGGTTTCATGGTACCTTTTATACTTTTTTTACCTTTCTTCCTTGGTAGTAATATTGTTACTGATAGTATTGTTGGTGAAAAGGAGAGGAAGACCTTTGAGGTGCTTCTCATGACACCTTTATCACCATACATGATAATAGTTGGTAAGATAATCCCTATAGTTTTATTTTCTATTCTACAGAGTTTGGCTTGGATTATTATCTTGTATCTGCTCCACGTCCCACTTTATAATCTGTCTTTGATTGTTTTGCTGCTTTTTTTCATGGTCTTTGGATTTGCAGGTGTTGGGGTGTTTGTTTCGAGTTTGGTTGACAGCACGAAGGAGGCTAATTCCGCGATAACTATCATACTCTTCATCGCAACATTCATACTTTTTGTGCCACTTTTTATGGATGTGGGTTTCTTAGGATCCTTTATAGATTTTATACCAAGTGTAATATTAGTGAAACTTTCAACCAGCCAATCTGTTGGAGGGGTAGTCTGGGATATGGTACCTTCTTTGATTTTTTCCATTTTAGTATTTGTTTTTTCCACTATTTCATTCAAAAAGGAAGGCCTAATAAGATTATAA
- a CDS encoding ABC transporter permease subunit — translation MWTITKWEIKSTFKSRKFLFIFIFQIVTLFLIIFIFGGVLQMMNTTEEVALTPSLSEFVSLDVNDPSGIIRDELNSKVVMIHPTSTRFPRGNSLLLVDEYNGLPLNATLFLDYSTPMRNVIKDEVESAVERSSRKIANQIMASMEKERINVKEEAVGESLPLKLVNKVMVAILLILPLFMFGNLIIDSITGEKERKTGESLIAMPIPRSHIILGKSFAVIIIMAIQLLIWLMIIWVRFRIYNAPIIYFVLVLTAFPVVGLTSLVAVYSKNYKEAGIGITLAYIITIGFLIVPALAYISQKSGLGPLILIIKLLSLENITIFDMVSTVSVLIFSSVIFHGLAVWLFERDDIIFGPRPGVLKLLRDFL, via the coding sequence ATGTGGACTATAACAAAATGGGAGATCAAAAGCACATTCAAAAGCCGTAAATTCCTCTTCATCTTCATATTCCAGATAGTCACCTTATTCCTGATAATATTTATTTTTGGTGGAGTGCTTCAGATGATGAACACAACCGAGGAGGTCGCATTAACCCCTTCACTCAGTGAATTCGTATCCTTGGATGTTAATGACCCCTCAGGGATCATCAGAGATGAACTCAACTCCAAGGTGGTCATGATACACCCTACAAGCACAAGGTTCCCAAGAGGAAATTCGCTCCTACTTGTAGATGAATACAATGGATTACCATTGAATGCAACTCTATTCCTAGATTATTCAACTCCAATGAGAAACGTTATAAAAGATGAGGTGGAAAGTGCTGTTGAAAGATCCTCAAGGAAAATAGCCAATCAGATCATGGCATCCATGGAAAAAGAACGAATTAATGTTAAAGAAGAAGCTGTGGGAGAATCACTACCATTAAAACTTGTGAATAAGGTTATGGTCGCGATACTCCTCATATTACCCTTGTTTATGTTTGGGAATCTTATCATCGACAGTATCACGGGAGAGAAAGAAAGAAAAACAGGAGAATCACTTATTGCAATGCCAATCCCCCGCAGTCACATCATTTTGGGAAAATCTTTTGCGGTTATAATAATAATGGCCATTCAATTACTTATATGGCTGATGATAATATGGGTTAGGTTTAGAATATATAATGCTCCTATTATATATTTTGTTCTAGTTTTAACAGCATTCCCGGTTGTGGGACTTACAAGTTTGGTCGCTGTTTATTCCAAGAATTACAAGGAAGCTGGTATAGGTATAACGTTGGCTTATATAATTACCATAGGTTTTCTTATAGTCCCGGCACTGGCATATATTTCCCAGAAGAGCGGTCTAGGCCCCTTAATTCTCATAATAAAGCTTTTAAGTTTAGAAAATATAACGATATTTGATATGGTATCAACTGTTTCGGTTTTAATTTTTAGTAGTGTGATCTTTCATGGTTTGGCGGTGTGGCTTTTTGAAAGAGATGACATAATATTCGGCCCCCGGCCAGGTGTTTTAAAGTTATTAAGGGATTTTTTATGA
- a CDS encoding redox-regulated ATPase YchF: MIEIGITGKPNVGKSSFFNAATLSKAEVASYPFTTIDSNRGVAYVTSQCPCKEFNIKCNPKNSICEDGVRFIPVELIDVAGLVPGAHEGRGLGNKFLDDLRQARVFLHVVDASGSTDEEGRPVDPGSYDPIKDVEFLKKEILMWLYGIIDRNWDRLLRKAISEKIDMAKVIYEQFSGVGVSVEDVIEASRKVGKDYYSWDNEDKLVFVDELLKIAKPSLIVANKADMASARENIERLKERYPNVVPTSAEAELALKRAAKAGLIDYKPGDSDFRVLDESKLTKKQLSALEYIRENVLKVYGSTGIQEALNKAVFDLLDMIVVYPVEDEHKLSDKEGNILPDAFLIPRGSKPRDLAYLIHTEIGDSFMHAIDARKKMRIASDYKLQNRDIITIICK, encoded by the coding sequence ATGATAGAGATTGGAATTACAGGGAAACCTAATGTGGGTAAATCTTCGTTTTTTAATGCGGCCACTCTTTCAAAAGCAGAGGTTGCATCATATCCTTTCACTACTATCGATTCGAATAGGGGAGTGGCATATGTAACTTCACAGTGTCCATGTAAGGAATTTAATATAAAATGTAATCCTAAAAATTCCATTTGCGAGGATGGTGTTCGTTTCATACCTGTTGAACTTATAGATGTTGCTGGTCTAGTGCCAGGAGCCCATGAGGGCAGGGGACTTGGGAATAAGTTCTTAGATGATTTAAGACAGGCTAGAGTTTTTCTCCATGTGGTGGATGCTTCTGGTTCCACTGATGAAGAAGGGAGACCAGTGGACCCCGGAAGCTATGATCCCATCAAGGACGTTGAATTTCTCAAAAAAGAGATCCTTATGTGGCTTTATGGCATAATAGATAGGAACTGGGATCGATTACTTAGAAAAGCAATCTCTGAGAAGATTGATATGGCAAAGGTTATCTATGAACAATTTTCAGGCGTGGGTGTGAGTGTTGAGGATGTTATCGAAGCTTCAAGGAAAGTTGGAAAAGACTACTACTCATGGGATAATGAGGATAAGCTTGTATTCGTGGATGAACTTCTCAAAATCGCGAAACCCAGTCTTATAGTTGCAAATAAGGCCGACATGGCATCAGCAAGGGAGAACATAGAAAGATTAAAAGAAAGGTATCCTAATGTTGTTCCAACATCTGCAGAGGCTGAATTGGCACTGAAAAGAGCTGCCAAGGCCGGTTTAATAGACTATAAGCCGGGTGATAGCGATTTTAGGGTATTAGATGAGAGTAAACTCACCAAAAAGCAACTAAGTGCACTTGAATACATAAGAGAAAATGTCCTAAAAGTTTATGGGAGCACGGGAATACAAGAAGCCCTTAATAAAGCAGTATTCGATCTACTTGACATGATAGTAGTCTACCCAGTAGAGGATGAACACAAATTATCAGACAAGGAAGGTAACATATTACCAGACGCATTTCTCATCCCCAGAGGCTCGAAACCTCGCGACCTCGCATATTTAATACATACCGAAATAGGAGATTCCTTCATGCATGCAATAGATGCCAGGAAAAAAATGAGAATAGCATCAGACTACAAACTCCAAAATAGAGATATAATCACCATAATATGCAAATAA
- a CDS encoding molybdopterin molybdotransferase MoeA, with amino-acid sequence MFISELLPVKEAFKLLDENQRLTSEETIDLINAYGRVNSRRLISKLDSPPFDKAAMDGYAIKARDTFQARADNPITLKVIDSISAGKVSNVKLKEGEAVKIATGAPIPEGADAVVMEEYTYKKGDEIEVLQPTSPGENIATRGEDVKAGETILEPGTVMRPQELAIAASSGYDTIEVYKKPRVKIIITGDELVEPGTKPGPGKIINSNKYALKALVESAKASPTVEHSPDNPRVLEEKIEENIQGYDMIITTGGTAISKGDIVVDTVSNLGQVIFHGVAIRPGKPLAFGLVEDKPVFMLSGYPVAAMVQFDIFVRYYLLRMQNINYEHELVERICQRKIPSKLGRTDYIRAFTDNKIAEPILISGSGIIKSMVKSNSYIMIEENSEGIDKNSKCNVLLFDSFKI; translated from the coding sequence ATGTTTATAAGTGAACTTTTACCAGTGAAAGAAGCCTTCAAGTTATTAGATGAAAACCAAAGGCTCACCAGTGAAGAGACCATCGATCTTATCAATGCTTATGGTCGTGTAAATTCTAGGAGGTTAATTTCAAAGTTGGATTCACCACCCTTTGATAAGGCTGCCATGGACGGGTATGCTATAAAAGCAAGGGACACATTCCAGGCCAGAGCGGATAATCCCATCACTTTAAAGGTTATAGATTCAATCAGTGCGGGTAAGGTTTCAAATGTTAAACTTAAAGAAGGAGAAGCTGTTAAGATAGCCACTGGCGCCCCCATACCTGAAGGTGCAGATGCAGTGGTCATGGAAGAATACACTTACAAAAAAGGGGATGAAATCGAGGTTTTACAGCCCACCAGTCCAGGTGAAAACATCGCCACGAGAGGAGAGGACGTAAAAGCTGGTGAAACCATACTGGAACCCGGAACTGTTATGCGCCCCCAAGAGCTTGCAATCGCCGCATCCTCAGGCTACGACACTATTGAAGTTTATAAGAAGCCTAGAGTTAAGATCATCATCACAGGGGATGAACTTGTAGAACCTGGGACAAAACCAGGACCAGGGAAGATAATAAATTCCAATAAGTATGCTCTTAAAGCGCTTGTTGAAAGTGCGAAGGCATCACCGACGGTTGAACATTCACCAGACAATCCCAGAGTATTAGAAGAAAAGATCGAAGAGAACATTCAAGGATATGATATGATAATAACAACTGGTGGAACCGCCATTAGCAAAGGCGATATTGTAGTGGATACAGTTAGCAATCTTGGTCAAGTCATCTTCCATGGAGTTGCCATAAGACCAGGCAAACCACTAGCCTTTGGACTAGTGGAGGATAAACCCGTGTTCATGCTCTCAGGGTATCCTGTAGCTGCCATGGTACAATTTGACATTTTCGTAAGATATTACCTTTTAAGGATGCAGAATATCAACTATGAACATGAGCTAGTTGAGAGAATATGTCAACGTAAAATCCCATCCAAGCTTGGGCGGACAGATTACATACGTGCATTTACAGATAATAAAATAGCCGAACCGATACTTATAAGTGGTTCGGGTATCATAAAATCTATGGTAAAATCAAACAGTTATATCATGATAGAAGAAAACAGTGAAGGAATAGATAAAAACTCTAAATGCAATGTACTCCTATTCGATTCATTCAAAATCTAA
- a CDS encoding site-2 protease family protein codes for MDILLFYGVVFILIWTLALLFRKKLKIEVYGPLLMRKTKRMRGLIDRIAQKYSRFWKWSVNIGIPIAFFFMFYMLYAIIASLKDIFVQPQASLIVPGVDIPGSPLFVPLSYGLIGLVIVIVAHEFAHGILARIEGVKIKSIGLLLLAIIPGAFVEPDEDDIKRLNRLPRLRIYAAGSIANLIIAFLCLLVFIGVSSYAVPATFETDGIVIKSVVPGSPASTILKDGMVIKSINGKSTTNITEYRKAIEDIKIGEVITIETDQGIFKLKTSKNPNNASRAYIGIRSTNNLEVKESVKSIWGDNLPTLLLYLQDLFFWISILNFAVGTVNLLPAKPLDGGLMFEELLKSKLPKNLVNPIVSSVSVFVILVLALSIIWGTGRGILLMF; via the coding sequence ATGGATATTCTGTTATTCTATGGGGTTGTCTTCATACTCATATGGACTTTAGCATTATTATTCAGGAAAAAATTAAAGATTGAAGTCTATGGACCCCTACTCATGCGAAAGACAAAGAGGATGAGGGGCCTTATTGATAGGATAGCTCAAAAGTATTCCAGATTTTGGAAGTGGAGTGTGAACATAGGTATCCCCATAGCTTTCTTTTTCATGTTTTACATGTTATATGCAATCATAGCATCCCTCAAGGACATTTTCGTGCAACCACAAGCATCTTTAATCGTCCCAGGAGTGGATATTCCAGGGAGTCCGCTCTTTGTTCCATTGTCCTATGGGCTGATAGGACTAGTAATTGTGATAGTAGCCCATGAATTCGCACATGGAATACTAGCAAGGATTGAAGGCGTGAAAATAAAATCCATTGGCTTACTTTTGCTCGCTATAATACCTGGTGCTTTCGTAGAACCGGATGAGGATGATATTAAAAGGTTAAATAGGCTCCCAAGATTGAGAATATACGCAGCAGGATCCATCGCTAACCTGATAATAGCATTTTTATGCCTTCTAGTATTTATTGGAGTTTCATCCTATGCCGTGCCCGCAACCTTCGAAACAGATGGCATAGTGATAAAAAGCGTGGTACCTGGCAGCCCCGCCAGTACCATACTAAAGGATGGTATGGTCATAAAAAGCATTAATGGCAAGTCAACAACTAATATAACCGAATACCGGAAGGCTATAGAAGATATAAAGATAGGTGAAGTGATCACAATAGAAACAGATCAAGGTATATTCAAGTTAAAGACTTCAAAAAATCCAAACAATGCAAGCAGAGCATATATTGGCATAAGGAGCACCAACAATCTAGAAGTCAAGGAGTCCGTGAAATCAATATGGGGAGATAACCTACCCACCTTACTACTTTACCTCCAAGACTTGTTCTTTTGGATTTCAATCCTCAATTTCGCAGTTGGAACCGTTAACCTCCTACCTGCAAAGCCACTTGACGGAGGTTTAATGTTTGAGGAACTTTTAAAATCCAAACTCCCTAAAAATCTGGTAAACCCTATTGTAAGTTCTGTTTCAGTATTTGTAATCTTAGTATTAGCACTTAGCATAATATGGGGCACTGGCCGGGGTATCCTCTTAATGTTCTAA
- a CDS encoding class II glutamine amidotransferase, with product MCRLLGLVANKLVDFKFSLELFKEKFSDENPDGWGVAWYENNSPRLEKQGISATDERSRFQSFSEYVESRIIMAHVRKSTGAPAAEVNSHPFKCNDWIFAHNGSVNRENLLPLLKEDYSRNIKGETDSEVYFHWILQNIQEHDIISGVKEALEKVMESNFTGLNFLLSDGKSFYAFRYSEINTDYYSLFKLKRKPSEISPLTLKSQETRMLIETKSLNKEKAVIVCSEKLTEENWEKIKMGHMLIIKPNLKMKEVKIL from the coding sequence ATGTGTAGATTGTTAGGTTTGGTAGCTAATAAGCTAGTGGATTTTAAATTTTCTTTAGAGTTATTCAAGGAGAAATTTTCAGATGAAAATCCTGATGGATGGGGTGTTGCATGGTATGAAAATAATTCTCCTCGTTTAGAAAAGCAAGGTATATCTGCAACTGATGAAAGATCCCGCTTTCAAAGTTTTTCTGAGTATGTTGAATCGAGGATAATCATGGCCCATGTGAGAAAGAGTACTGGTGCTCCAGCAGCCGAAGTAAATTCACATCCATTCAAATGTAATGATTGGATATTCGCCCATAATGGTTCAGTGAACAGAGAAAATCTTTTACCACTTCTAAAAGAGGACTATAGCAGAAATATAAAGGGGGAGACCGATTCAGAAGTCTATTTTCATTGGATCCTACAGAATATTCAAGAACATGATATTATAAGTGGAGTAAAAGAGGCTCTGGAAAAAGTCATGGAAAGTAACTTTACTGGCCTTAATTTTTTATTATCAGATGGTAAATCATTTTACGCATTCAGATATTCAGAAATAAACACTGATTATTATTCGCTTTTCAAATTAAAAAGGAAACCGTCTGAAATAAGTCCTTTAACTTTGAAATCCCAGGAAACTAGAATGTTAATCGAAACCAAATCATTAAATAAGGAGAAGGCCGTTATAGTCTGCTCTGAAAAGTTGACTGAAGAAAATTGGGAGAAAATAAAAATGGGACACATGTTAATCATCAAACCAAATTTAAAAATGAAAGAGGTCAAAATACTCTGA
- the glnA gene encoding type I glutamate--ammonia ligase, translated as MDSKIEKIMEKVEECDIKFVRLQFVDIHGAAKNMAIPLMRADQLEDIMKEGILFDGSSIEGFVDINESDLVLKPEPETFSTLPWRPEEKGVCRFICDVYWPDGKPFEGDPRYVLKKVLSKYEKLGYEYNVGPEPEFFILDYDDEGNIIPLDTGAYFDVEPIDQGTDFRRKLVMDLEALGFEIEVSHHEVAPGQHEIDFKFDNALKTADAVITFKQAIKAIVDKMGYLVTFMPKPFFGENGSGMHCHQSLFKNGENIFYDPDTPTQLSETAMYFIGGLLEHSRALSAICAPTVNSYKRLVPGYEAPVYIAYGFKNRSTLIRIPASRGKGTRVEFRAPDPSCNPYLAFAAMLEAGMDGVKNKIDPGEPVEFDVFKLDLKELEKMGIKTLPSSLWEAYHALEEDEVIKSAIGDHIYEKFMEIKHKEWDEYRIQVFKYEIEKYLNI; from the coding sequence ATGGATAGTAAAATCGAAAAAATCATGGAAAAAGTAGAAGAATGCGACATAAAATTCGTCAGACTGCAATTCGTGGACATACACGGGGCCGCAAAAAACATGGCCATACCCTTAATGAGAGCAGACCAACTAGAAGATATAATGAAAGAGGGCATATTATTCGACGGATCCTCAATCGAAGGCTTTGTAGACATAAACGAAAGCGACCTCGTACTAAAACCAGAACCAGAAACATTTTCCACACTACCCTGGAGACCAGAAGAAAAAGGCGTCTGCAGATTCATATGTGACGTATACTGGCCAGATGGCAAACCATTTGAAGGCGATCCAAGATACGTCCTAAAAAAAGTCCTATCAAAATATGAAAAGTTAGGATATGAATATAATGTGGGTCCGGAACCAGAATTTTTCATACTCGATTATGACGATGAAGGGAACATAATACCACTCGACACAGGCGCATATTTCGATGTTGAACCAATAGACCAAGGAACAGACTTCAGAAGAAAACTAGTAATGGACCTAGAAGCCCTAGGCTTTGAGATTGAAGTAAGCCACCATGAAGTGGCCCCAGGACAACACGAAATCGACTTCAAATTCGACAACGCCTTAAAAACTGCAGATGCAGTTATAACATTTAAACAGGCTATAAAAGCAATAGTAGATAAGATGGGCTACCTTGTAACCTTCATGCCAAAACCATTCTTCGGAGAAAATGGAAGCGGCATGCACTGCCACCAATCACTCTTCAAAAACGGTGAAAACATATTTTACGATCCAGACACCCCAACACAATTATCAGAAACGGCAATGTATTTTATAGGGGGCCTATTAGAGCATTCAAGAGCCTTATCTGCAATATGCGCACCGACAGTCAATTCGTATAAGAGACTAGTCCCAGGATATGAAGCCCCTGTGTATATTGCCTATGGTTTCAAAAACAGATCAACACTTATAAGAATACCTGCATCTCGTGGCAAAGGTACCAGAGTTGAATTCAGAGCACCCGATCCATCTTGTAATCCATACCTTGCATTCGCCGCCATGTTAGAGGCTGGAATGGATGGTGTAAAGAATAAAATAGACCCTGGAGAACCTGTTGAATTTGATGTATTCAAACTAGACTTAAAAGAACTTGAAAAGATGGGTATAAAAACGTTACCATCAAGCCTTTGGGAGGCATACCATGCACTTGAAGAAGATGAAGTCATAAAATCAGCCATTGGAGACCACATCTATGAAAAATTCATGGAAATAAAACATAAAGAATGGGACGAGTACAGAATCCAAGTATTCAAGTATGAGATAGAAAAGTATCTCAACATCTAA
- a CDS encoding ABC transporter ATP-binding protein, with protein sequence MIEVESLRKSFGKIIALDDISFHVDDGELLGIIGPNGAGKTTAIRIIACILHPDKGSVRVAGLDVTQDPIKVKSMIGYLPEEPNLYERFTARDLLKYFGELYGVPRDVLDDRINELLELVGMEDRAADPINTFSKGLRQRIGIARALIHDPPILILDEPTMGLDPATAASIREFIRELKGDKTMILCTHYMEEADYLCDRVAILNQGRILDVGTPQELKSKIKGDLTLEINLIDPTRVDLNLLEVEGVKNIRLDGNRLEISLKNRSIIPTIIGILGENVYSVNTRETSLDDVFIEMVRGS encoded by the coding sequence ATGATAGAAGTGGAATCTCTTAGAAAAAGTTTTGGAAAGATAATAGCATTGGATGATATCAGTTTCCATGTGGATGATGGTGAGTTATTGGGTATTATAGGCCCTAATGGAGCTGGTAAAACCACTGCCATCCGGATAATCGCTTGTATTTTACATCCTGATAAAGGTAGTGTTAGAGTGGCTGGGTTAGATGTTACCCAAGATCCTATTAAAGTTAAGTCGATGATAGGCTATCTCCCTGAAGAGCCAAATCTTTATGAGCGGTTCACAGCAAGAGATCTTCTCAAGTATTTTGGTGAATTATATGGGGTTCCAAGGGATGTTCTTGACGATAGGATTAATGAATTATTGGAACTTGTGGGCATGGAGGATCGGGCGGCTGATCCTATAAACACGTTTTCTAAGGGGTTGAGACAGCGTATTGGTATAGCTAGGGCGCTTATACATGACCCTCCTATTCTTATATTGGATGAGCCTACAATGGGCCTTGATCCAGCCACCGCAGCTTCTATAAGGGAATTTATAAGAGAACTCAAGGGTGATAAGACTATGATACTATGCACTCATTACATGGAAGAGGCTGACTACCTCTGTGATAGGGTCGCTATTTTGAACCAAGGTAGAATATTAGATGTAGGCACGCCCCAGGAGCTTAAATCGAAGATAAAAGGCGACCTAACATTGGAGATAAATCTCATCGACCCTACTAGAGTTGATCTAAACCTTTTAGAAGTGGAGGGTGTGAAGAATATAAGATTAGATGGGAATAGACTCGAGATTTCACTCAAAAATAGGAGTATTATCCCAACTATTATAGGAATTTTGGGGGAGAATGTTTATTCTGTGAATACAAGGGAAACTAGCTTGGATGATGTTTTCATAGAGATGGTTAGGGGTTCATAA